The bacterium DNA window TTCATGGGCGACGTCGGATCGCTGCCGCTCGGCGGCGCGATCGGCACGATCGCGTGCGTCACGAAAAACGAGCTTCTGCTTGTCATCGTCGGCGGCATCTTCGTGCTCGAGACCGTCAGCGTCATCGCGCAGGTCGCGAGCTTCAAGCTGACCGGCCGGCGCATCTTCGCGATGGCGCCGATTCATCACCACTTCGAGCTGCGCGGCTGGGCGGAGCCGAAAATCATCGTCCGTTTCTGGATCGTCAGCATCATCCTTTCGATGGTCGCGCTGGCGTCGTTGAAGTTGAGGTAACGATGGACGTGGCGGGAAAACGCGTGCTGGTCGTCGGCATCGCCCGATCAGGCCTGGCCGCGCTCGCGCTTTTGAAAAAGCTCGGCGCCGATACGCGCGCGATCGACACCGCCGCGCCCGACGATCTCGGCGACCGCCTTGTGCGCGCGACAGAGTTGGCCGGCGAGGTCGCGGCGGGGGGCTGGCGCGAAGCCTGGTTCGCGGCGGCCGATCTTGTCGTCGTTTCCCCCGGTGTGCCGCTTTCCGATCCGATCTTCAATATCCCCCGGGGCGCCGGCATCCCGATCGCCGGCGAGGCCGAACTGGCGTCGTGGTCGATCGAGGCGCCGATCCTCGCGGTGACGGGCTCGAACGGAAAGAGCACCACGGTCACGCTCGCCGGGCAGGCGCTCGCGAACTCCGGCAAGCGCGTGTTCGTCGGCGGCAATATCGGCCGCGCGCTTTCGGAGATGCCGCTCGCGGGCGAGGCGTTCGACGCCGCGTGCGTGGAGCTGTCGAGCTTTCAGCTCGAGGCGATCGACACGTTTCATCCCTCCGCCGCGTTGCTGACGAACATCTCGCCGAATCACGAGGACCGCTACGCCGACCTCGCGTCGTACGCCGCCGCCAAGCGCAACATCTTTCGCAACATGGGCGCCGGCGACGTGGCGATCCTGAACGCGGCGTGCGCGCTGACGGCCCGGCACATCACGGGCCTTCCGTGCCCTGTCTGGTGGTTTGGCGACGAGGCTCTCGGTGGCGCGTTCGTGGCGGGCGGCGAGCTTGTCGTCAACGCCGGCGGGCGCGACTGGCGTTTCGACCTCGCGCCGTTTCGAGCGCCGGGCGCGCACAACCGCGAAAACCTCATGGCCGCGGCCCTTATCGCCGCGCACGGCGGCGCGACGCGCGAAGGCGTCGAGCAGGCGATCGCCGAATTTGCCGGCCTGCCGCATCGGCTGGAATTCGTGCGCGAAGTCGGCGGCGTGCGTTTCGTGAACGACTCCAAGGCGACGAGCCCCGGCGCCATCGCCACCGCGCTCGATGCGATCGCTGGCGCGCGCGTCGTTCTTTTGTCCGGCGGGCGGAGCAAGAAGGCCGACTTCGCGCCGATCCGCGACGCCGTCGCGGCGCGCGCGCGCGCGGTGGTGACCTTCGGCGAGGCGGGCCCGGAAATCGCCCGCGCGCTTGCCGGCGCGGCGGCGATCGTCGAGTGCGCGTCGATGGACGAAGCGATCGGCGAGGCCGCGCGGATCGCGCAAGCCGGTGACGTCGTGCTTTTGGCGCCGGGTTGCGCGAGCCAGGATGCGTTCCGCGATTTCGAGCACCGCGGCGAGCGGTTTGGCGAGGTGGTCCATGACCTTTGATCCGCGCCGCCAGATCGCCCCCGTGCGCCCGGACCTGATGCTGATCGGCATGGCCGTCATGCTCGCGGTGTGCGGCCTT harbors:
- the murD gene encoding UDP-N-acetylmuramoyl-L-alanine--D-glutamate ligase, producing MDVAGKRVLVVGIARSGLAALALLKKLGADTRAIDTAAPDDLGDRLVRATELAGEVAAGGWREAWFAAADLVVVSPGVPLSDPIFNIPRGAGIPIAGEAELASWSIEAPILAVTGSNGKSTTVTLAGQALANSGKRVFVGGNIGRALSEMPLAGEAFDAACVELSSFQLEAIDTFHPSAALLTNISPNHEDRYADLASYAAAKRNIFRNMGAGDVAILNAACALTARHITGLPCPVWWFGDEALGGAFVAGGELVVNAGGRDWRFDLAPFRAPGAHNRENLMAAALIAAHGGATREGVEQAIAEFAGLPHRLEFVREVGGVRFVNDSKATSPGAIATALDAIAGARVVLLSGGRSKKADFAPIRDAVAARARAVVTFGEAGPEIARALAGAAAIVECASMDEAIGEAARIAQAGDVVLLAPGCASQDAFRDFEHRGERFGEVVHDL